In Humulus lupulus chromosome 7, drHumLupu1.1, whole genome shotgun sequence, the following are encoded in one genomic region:
- the LOC133790745 gene encoding calmodulin-like protein 11, whose translation MGDQLFADQQQLADFQEAFCLLDKDGDGRITIDELAIAIRSLDQHPTEDELQSMISEVDADGNGTIELGEFLNLMARKMKETEVEDELREAFKVFDKDQDGYISPTELKHVMINLGERMKDEELDQMIRDADLDGDGLINYEEFVRMMLAV comes from the exons ATGGGAGATCAACTCTTTGCAGATCAACAACAACTTGCTGACTTCCAAGAAGCTTTCTGTCTTCTTGACAAAGATGGAGATg GGCGCATAACGATTGACGAATTGGCCATTGCCATTAGATCGTTGGACCAACATCCAACAGAGGATGAACTGCAAAGCATGATTAGTGAAGTAGATGCCGATGGTAATGGAACCATAGAGTTGGGAGAGTTCTTGAATCTCATGGCAAGAAAAATgaag GAAACTGAAGTAGAAGATGAACTCAGAGAAGCTTTTAAAGTCTTTGATAAAGATCAAGATGGCTACATTTCACCTACCGag TTAAAACATGTTATGATAAATCTTGGGGAGAGAATGAAAGATGAAGAATTAGATCAGATGATCAGAGATGCTGATTTGGACGGTGATGGTCTGATCAATTACGAGGAATTCGTGAGAATGATGTTGGCtgtttaa